One Mycolicibacter sp. MU0083 DNA window includes the following coding sequences:
- a CDS encoding DNA phosphorothioation-associated putative methyltransferase, with translation MDEWTSSRHRTAIGRGDLSRPVRQALLDEVVRPDMSVLDYGCGRGQDAFRLQRMGLDAIGWDPYYAADTPLVERQAVFLNYVLNVIEDVGERRTTLDAAWALAARVLIVSTRLKWELSTLNGTHSADGIVSTRNTFQHLYSPAELRQAVEDATGTRCVSPVPGIVYAFRNDSDRFAYLARGAITGFEWADSQNYASAVAEIIAFTEKRGRPPLFEEIPPTVLPLLGKVSRRSMLEVISKGASRDRIAEGTRRATLDTLLYLGTSIFNGRAPLKGLPVGVQADIKHCFSSYREACARADRLLIKIRDDAYIRGAMQNSPGKMTATALYVHKRAVREMPVVLKLYEHCGFVAAGRPEGWNILKLEHRGRRVSWSSYPDFDVDPHPTLDWTYGVEMSSLESALQRFGDRNNRPILHRKEEFLAPQDPDIEKYRRLTQAEVRAGLYQNPTRIGLEAGWAEELARCGVTLRGHRVVKLK, from the coding sequence ATGGACGAGTGGACTAGCTCCCGGCACAGAACGGCAATAGGCCGCGGCGACTTATCCAGGCCCGTGCGGCAAGCACTGCTCGATGAGGTCGTCCGTCCGGACATGTCTGTGCTCGATTATGGCTGCGGGCGAGGGCAAGATGCATTCCGACTCCAACGGATGGGGTTAGATGCGATCGGCTGGGATCCCTACTATGCTGCGGATACGCCACTAGTTGAACGGCAGGCTGTATTTCTAAATTATGTTTTGAACGTTATCGAAGATGTCGGTGAGCGTCGAACAACCCTCGACGCCGCATGGGCCCTAGCGGCGCGGGTCCTAATCGTCTCGACTCGTCTGAAGTGGGAACTCTCCACACTCAATGGTACGCACAGTGCCGATGGAATCGTAAGTACTCGCAACACCTTCCAGCATCTCTATAGTCCCGCTGAACTCCGACAAGCAGTCGAGGATGCGACGGGTACGCGGTGCGTGTCACCGGTCCCGGGTATCGTGTATGCCTTCCGCAACGATTCGGACCGATTCGCATATTTGGCACGCGGCGCAATCACCGGTTTCGAATGGGCTGACAGTCAGAATTATGCATCTGCTGTTGCAGAGATCATCGCGTTCACTGAGAAGCGCGGCCGACCGCCGCTATTTGAAGAGATTCCCCCAACTGTTCTGCCACTGCTCGGCAAGGTATCGCGAAGGTCAATGCTCGAGGTCATCAGCAAAGGGGCCTCACGTGATCGCATTGCCGAGGGAACCCGACGGGCGACGCTAGACACTTTACTATACCTAGGGACGTCCATATTTAATGGTCGCGCCCCCTTGAAGGGGCTACCGGTCGGCGTCCAGGCCGATATCAAACATTGCTTCAGTAGTTATCGCGAAGCGTGCGCACGGGCCGACCGACTTCTAATAAAGATACGAGACGATGCATATATCCGAGGAGCTATGCAGAACTCGCCCGGAAAGATGACCGCGACTGCTCTATATGTGCATAAGCGCGCCGTTCGGGAGATGCCTGTCGTACTGAAGCTGTACGAGCATTGCGGTTTCGTTGCGGCCGGCCGGCCTGAGGGCTGGAATATTCTAAAGTTGGAACACCGCGGGCGGCGTGTCTCCTGGTCGTCGTATCCAGATTTCGATGTTGATCCACACCCGACGCTTGACTGGACTTATGGCGTTGAAATGTCGTCGTTGGAGTCGGCTCTTCAGCGGTTCGGCGACAGAAATAACCGGCCGATCTTACACCGGAAGGAAGAGTTTCTGGCCCCGCAGGATCCCGATATCGAGAAGTATCGACGGCTAACGCAGGCTGAGGTTCGGGCCGGCCTTTACCAGAATCCCACACGTATAGGATTGGAAGCCGGTTGGGCTGAGGAGTTGGCTCGATGCGGTGTAACTCTGCGCGGTCATCGGGTCGTCAAATTGAAATGA